The Paramisgurnus dabryanus chromosome 24, PD_genome_1.1, whole genome shotgun sequence genome contains the following window.
TTCCAATTAGACATAGATATACAAGTATAAATAAACCAAAAACAATCAAATCTTATAGATTGTTCAACTTGTTCAGTTATGAGGGGAATTGAGAATTACTcattaaattgagatttataatCCCTTGTCCTTTTTTAACTATAatagaaacctctccccgctgtttACTCATTAAATTGACTACTTTAACAGATGAATGGATTTACTTCAGTTCGTACTTCATTTCAACTGAAATGAAGACCTGGGATGAGAGCAGGAGGTATTGtagagagagaggaggagaTCTGATCATCATTAACAACACAGAGGAAGAAGTGAGTGAGAGGAACTGGGTGGGGGTATGAGTACAAGTACAATACTGTATACactttatttgtttttgatcTTAGGATTTCATTAGCCGCAAGACTATTTCTAGTGGGGAAAGGTTCTGGATTGGTTTGTCTGACAGAGACGTAGAGGGCACATGGAGATGGGTCGATGGCAACCCATTGAGCTATAGGTGAGAAATctttaaattaattattatccAATAAATAATTCTCACAGTCATGATCATTCTAATGATTATCTGCTGTTTCAGTTTCTGGGCAGCTGGAGAACCCAATGGCAACATATCTGAGAACTGTGTTGAGTCTATTAGACCAGGATGGAATGATGCGCCATGTTATATTGCTCAAAAATGGATTTGTGAGAGAAACGTTTTGTAAAATTAGATGTATgtttattaaagggatatttctTTTCCAGCTCCCCGAGAGTTAAACATgcgatttttaccattttgcaatccattcagctgatctccgggtctggctgtaccacttttagcatagcttagcataatccaatgaatcggattagaccattagcatcacgctcaaaaataaccaaaaagtttcaatatttttcatatttaaaacttgactcttcacagcagccgaaaatattccccttggtaactttcaatagcaggggactatttttgggcagtgcgtaatatcactacccctgctgcagccatgttatggcaacatagtccttgattattatgctagaatgagagtatagttcctagacatatcagcctagaaaatcacaacttttaattttctacCGGTCTtggtacatgatgtaactacagaaaagtcaagttttaaataagaaaaatatcgaaactatttggttatttttttgcgcaatgctaatggtctaatcagattcaatggattatgctaagctatgctaaaagtgccaccgccagacccggagatcagatgaatgcattccaaaatggtaaaaatcaattg
Protein-coding sequences here:
- the LOC135741268 gene encoding CD209 antigen-like protein C; translation: MVTENGEKSTAQIYENTRRKLGDSNTTPSPQLTVKMRCYRSATVCLVLLCVVLLTAVIVLSVKLTQDKDQLRVKIDNLTNERNWLMMENNELQKNFSKADEWIYFSSYFISTEMKTWDESRRYCRERGGDLIIINNTEEEDFISRKTISSGERFWIGLSDRDVEGTWRWVDGNPLSYSFWAAGEPNGNISENCVESIRPGWNDAPCYIAQKWICERNVL